In Streptomyces sp. NBC_01231, the sequence CTCGCGCGCCCCACGACCAAGGCGATCTGGGGGACGACTCCGGAGGCGAGTACGGCGCGACGGAAGATCTCTCCCCGGACGCCCACTGCGCCTGCGCCTGCACCTGCGCCGGCGCCGGCGTGGACGTGGGCATCGGCGTCGGCGTCGGCGCCATGGATGGAGATGAGCGGGCATCCGGTCTTCAGGGCGAGGTCCATCACCTTGGTGATCTTCGCGCCGGAGAACTCGTCGAGGACGGCACCGAGAGCGGCGGCGTCCTGCGAGAAGACGGAGACCGGACGGCCGTCGACCGTGCCGTAGCCGACGACGACGCTGTCGGGGCGGCGACGCGCCACGGCGTCCAACTCGACGAAAGAGCCCTCGTCGAGCAGCAGCTCGACCCGCTCGCGGGCGCTGCTGACTTCGGTGTCCACAACGGTCATCCGGGTGTTCCTGTCCTTGAGGGTGCCCTGAAGAGCCTAAAGGATTGTTGAACGATCCTTCAATAGCCGTGCACCAATCACGCGCTCGCGCCCCCTCCCGGACATCACTTCCGACTTCTTTCGGTCAGGGGATTGACGGAACCCGCGGGCGAGGGTATCAATTTGTGAGGATTGTTGAACGATCCTCTTCGTGGATACAGACGGACGGAGGCCGCGACGCGGCTGGGACCACCTCCCGGCCCCGGCCCGGCCGACGCCCTCCGGCTTCGCCCCTCCGCTCCCGAGCCCCTCGCGGGCGGAGCGCCGCGTGGCCACTCACCGTTTCCGGGCGGCCCGGGTCGCACCTACTCCCCGTGAGGCAAAAGATGTCTCCCATCCCCGCACCTCGGGCGACAGCGGTCGCCGTGGGTGTCGACACCGTGGATCGTGCGACGTGGATCCTTCCGGCGGTCGCCGAAGCCGCCCGATCGGCCCGCCGACAGGTCGCGTCACAGCTGGCCGACTGGGGCTTGCCCCAGGTGGTCGATGACGCGACGCTGGTCGTCTCCGAGCTCGTCACGAACGCGGTCCGCCATGGGACGGGCCCCGTCTGGCACGCACTGCGGCGCGTGCCGGGCGACGGCACCGCCGATGCGGTGCGCCTCGAGGTCGGCGACCACGGACAGGGCTGGGGCGGCACTCCCGCACCGCGCGCACACGAAGACGGCCTGAGCTGCGGCGGCCGCGGTCTGCCACTGGTCGAAGCGCTGTCCTCGCAGTGGGGCGCCTGGCGCCTGCCGCACGGCTTCGTGGTGTGGGTCGAGATGTCCGGCCGACCCCTGGCCGGCTCGCCCGGCACCGCCGACCTGCCCGAAATAAAACTTCACGCAGAAAAAGAACCCATTCCCCTTGAGGGATCGTTGAACAATCCCTAGGTTGTTCCCACGTCGAGACCGGCCGACGGGCATGGCCGGTTTCCCGTAGAGGCTGGAGACACGGGATGGACCGACCCATCACCAGCCGCCTCCACTCCCCTTCCCTCCTCCCGTGAGGTCTCCATGAC encodes:
- a CDS encoding ATP-binding protein — encoded protein: MDRATWILPAVAEAARSARRQVASQLADWGLPQVVDDATLVVSELVTNAVRHGTGPVWHALRRVPGDGTADAVRLEVGDHGQGWGGTPAPRAHEDGLSCGGRGLPLVEALSSQWGAWRLPHGFVVWVEMSGRPLAGSPGTADLPEIKLHAEKEPIPLEGSLNNP